The proteins below are encoded in one region of Thermodesulfobacteriota bacterium:
- the cooS gene encoding anaerobic carbon-monoxide dehydrogenase catalytic subunit, protein MAEVKKATVAKPAKAPKMADPVKASIDLATQEMIARAQELGIETIFDRAEKMKPCNIGVQGTCCKNCSMGPCRLPLPKAGIEGKDERKGMCGATANTIAARNFIRMIAGGASAHSDHGRCVAEVFMSVARKQTDAYKIKDVDKLLAVAEALGVATTVEVDGEELDRDMDEIVLETAEVALAEWGKPEGELLYAKRAPAPLYEKWKKAGVIPRNIDREIVEIMHRTHIGVDQDFRNLIKQGSRAAIADGWGGSMLATDLQDILFGTPYPIQSEANLGVMKEDHVNLIVHGHEPVLSEMIIAVAQKKEMIDYAKKKGAKGIQLSGICCTANEMLQRHGVPPAGTFLQQELAIITGACDAMVVDIQCIMQSIANVADCFHTKLITTHPIAKMEQDNVIHIEFDEHHALEDAEKIVKMAIDNFKNRKAEVMIPKHKAPQVAGFGVESVEYHLGGSFRGTYYTLNDNIINGRIRGIAGVVGCNNVRTRHNEGHIQVVKELIKNDVIVLTTGCNGIACAMEGLLTPESAAVHCGSGLAEVCETVGIPPVLHLGSCVDNSRILLAATEVVKAGGLGNDISDVPVAGSAPEWMSEKAISIGHYFVVSGVYTVFGVTLPTSGAPVFHNHICNELENIYGGMWDIEVDPIKHAQKMIAHIDKKRKALGIDKARERVMMDFAARQAL, encoded by the coding sequence ATGGCAGAAGTAAAAAAAGCAACGGTAGCCAAACCGGCAAAGGCTCCCAAAATGGCTGATCCGGTAAAGGCTTCCATTGATTTAGCTACTCAGGAGATGATAGCTAGAGCTCAGGAACTGGGTATTGAAACGATTTTTGACCGAGCGGAAAAAATGAAGCCCTGTAATATTGGTGTCCAGGGGACATGCTGTAAAAACTGTTCCATGGGACCCTGTCGTCTGCCTTTACCCAAAGCCGGGATAGAAGGCAAAGATGAAAGAAAAGGAATGTGCGGTGCCACGGCAAATACCATTGCGGCACGTAACTTTATTCGGATGATTGCAGGCGGTGCTTCAGCGCACTCCGACCATGGACGCTGTGTGGCGGAAGTGTTTATGTCTGTTGCCCGGAAACAGACAGATGCCTATAAAATAAAAGATGTTGATAAACTTCTGGCGGTTGCAGAAGCACTTGGTGTGGCCACCACAGTTGAGGTGGACGGAGAAGAGCTTGACAGAGATATGGATGAAATTGTCCTGGAAACAGCTGAGGTTGCACTGGCTGAATGGGGCAAGCCGGAAGGCGAACTTCTTTACGCCAAACGGGCGCCGGCGCCACTTTATGAAAAATGGAAGAAAGCCGGTGTTATTCCGAGAAATATCGATAGAGAAATCGTTGAAATCATGCATCGCACCCATATAGGTGTGGACCAAGATTTCAGAAATTTGATCAAACAGGGCTCCCGGGCAGCTATTGCAGATGGCTGGGGTGGAAGTATGCTGGCCACCGATTTGCAGGATATACTTTTCGGTACCCCCTATCCTATTCAGTCTGAGGCAAATCTTGGGGTCATGAAGGAGGATCATGTCAATCTTATTGTACATGGACATGAGCCGGTCCTTTCGGAAATGATCATCGCAGTTGCCCAGAAGAAGGAGATGATCGATTATGCCAAGAAAAAAGGCGCAAAGGGTATTCAGCTAAGTGGTATCTGCTGTACAGCCAATGAAATGCTCCAACGTCACGGCGTTCCCCCGGCAGGCACATTTCTGCAGCAGGAACTTGCCATCATCACCGGTGCATGTGACGCCATGGTTGTAGATATTCAATGTATTATGCAAAGCATTGCAAATGTTGCAGATTGTTTCCATACCAAGCTCATCACCACGCATCCCATTGCCAAGATGGAGCAGGACAATGTCATCCATATCGAGTTTGATGAACATCATGCTTTGGAAGATGCTGAAAAAATTGTTAAAATGGCGATCGATAACTTCAAAAACAGAAAAGCGGAAGTAATGATTCCCAAACATAAAGCTCCCCAGGTCGCCGGTTTTGGTGTTGAGTCAGTCGAATACCACCTTGGCGGATCTTTCCGCGGAACCTATTACACGCTGAATGACAATATTATCAACGGTCGGATCCGGGGTATTGCGGGTGTGGTTGGCTGCAACAATGTTCGCACCAGGCATAATGAAGGCCATATCCAGGTTGTAAAGGAACTGATTAAAAATGACGTGATTGTCCTGACTACAGGATGCAACGGCATTGCCTGTGCCATGGAAGGTCTGCTGACTCCTGAAAGTGCGGCAGTTCATTGCGGTTCCGGTCTTGCCGAGGTATGCGAAACTGTCGGTATTCCTCCGGTTCTTCATTTAGGCTCCTGCGTGGACAACAGCCGGATTCTTCTGGCTGCAACCGAAGTGGTTAAAGCAGGTGGACTGGGAAATGACATTTCCGATGTGCCGGTTGCAGGAAGTGCACCTGAATGGATGAGTGAAAAGGCGATCAGCATCGGACATTATTTTGTTGTTTCAGGTGTTTACACGGTATTCGGCGTCACCCTGCCCACCTCAGGTGCCCCAGTTTTTCATAACCATATCTGTAATGAACTTGAAAATATTTACGGCGGTATGTGGGATATCGAGGTTGATCCGATCAAGCATGCGCAAAAAATGATCGCCCATATAGACAAAAAACGTAAGGCCCTGGGAATAGACAAAGCCAGAGAAAGGGTCATGATGGATTTTGCCGCACGCCAGGCTCTTTAG
- the acsC gene encoding acetyl-CoA decarbonylase/synthase complex subunit gamma, with translation MALTGIQIFKLLPKTNCKECGVPTCLAFAMNLASGKAELDACPYVSDEAKEQLAEASAPPIRPVNVGKGVRKFTTGGETVQYRHEKTFYNQTALAATVNSDISDSDLEAKLKAWNAFQFERVGLNLRPELVALKDVNGDKDAFAQKAKTIAETSEFNLVLMSENADVMKAGIEASGFKRPLIYAATESNADDFGALAKDNDLPLAVKADSVEGLVSLTEKLTQMGLKDLVIDPGSREIKQSLEDQLMIRRASLKNLNRAVGFPTITFPCEMASNLEMETLIAAMHIAKYGGISVLSDFTGESIFPLLLERLNIFTDPQRPMMVTEGIYEIGNPDENSPVMVTTNFALTYFIVSGEIEGSRVPSWLLIKDSEGLSVMTAWAAGKFAGDDVGMFVKKSGIMDKIKHTELIIPGYAAAIAGDVEEELPGWKITVGPREAAHIPGFLKAM, from the coding sequence ATGGCATTAACCGGTATTCAGATTTTCAAACTCCTGCCGAAAACCAACTGTAAGGAATGCGGCGTTCCCACATGCCTTGCTTTTGCCATGAACCTGGCATCCGGAAAGGCTGAGCTCGACGCCTGCCCCTATGTATCAGACGAGGCAAAGGAACAACTTGCAGAGGCTTCCGCGCCACCCATCCGCCCTGTTAATGTGGGCAAAGGGGTTCGCAAGTTTACCACAGGCGGAGAAACAGTGCAGTATAGGCATGAAAAGACTTTTTACAATCAAACAGCTCTGGCAGCTACGGTAAATTCAGATATTTCAGACAGCGATCTTGAAGCAAAACTAAAGGCATGGAATGCCTTCCAGTTTGAACGGGTTGGACTGAACTTAAGACCCGAACTGGTGGCTTTAAAGGATGTCAATGGAGATAAGGACGCCTTTGCCCAAAAGGCCAAAACAATTGCTGAAACATCGGAGTTCAACCTGGTACTCATGTCGGAAAATGCGGATGTCATGAAGGCCGGCATTGAAGCCAGCGGTTTTAAGCGGCCTTTAATATATGCGGCCACAGAGTCCAATGCCGATGATTTCGGCGCCCTGGCGAAAGATAACGATCTGCCTCTTGCGGTAAAGGCCGACTCGGTTGAGGGCCTGGTTTCCTTAACTGAAAAGCTAACCCAAATGGGGCTAAAAGATCTGGTGATCGATCCCGGATCAAGGGAGATCAAACAGTCCTTGGAGGATCAGCTGATGATCCGGCGCGCGTCACTTAAGAACCTAAACCGGGCAGTTGGGTTCCCCACCATCACCTTTCCGTGTGAAATGGCTTCCAACCTGGAAATGGAAACCTTGATTGCAGCAATGCATATTGCAAAATATGGTGGGATTTCGGTTCTTTCCGATTTTACCGGGGAAAGTATTTTTCCGCTTCTACTTGAGCGGCTGAACATCTTCACCGATCCTCAGCGACCCATGATGGTGACGGAAGGGATCTATGAAATCGGCAATCCGGATGAGAATTCCCCGGTGATGGTGACCACTAACTTTGCCTTGACCTACTTTATCGTATCCGGTGAAATTGAAGGCAGCAGGGTTCCCTCCTGGCTGCTCATCAAAGATTCCGAAGGTCTGTCGGTGATGACGGCATGGGCCGCCGGAAAATTTGCAGGGGACGATGTGGGCATGTTCGTGAAGAAAAGCGGTATAATGGATAAAATCAAGCATACGGAACTGATTATCCCGGGTTATGCTGCCGCCATTGCCGGTGATGTGGAGGAAGAATTGCCCGGCTGGAAGATTACGGTAGGCCCGAGAGAAGCCGCGCATATTCCCGGATTCTTAAAGGCAATGTAA
- a CDS encoding dihydropteroate synthase yields MLLIGESLNVISKKIGRAFKERDPKPIQEEALFQKEKGMDFIDINLGPAKKDGHELMPWVVQTVQEVVDDIPLALDTSNIDAIEAALKVCKEVPGKPHIVNSIMCRPERYEKMVPIAAEHNADFIALMWGPEGLPRDENERAALAVELLYFANEAGIPNEKIWVDGIVTPVNIQQPQSISLMEFQGMLQDIAPGAKSTCGLSNISNGPPDNLRPILNQTFMVMLQKYGMYSVIADPLDDQLIDIAKGNRQDIVDLIYGIMDGNEPDMAGLSKEMLDYAKTVNVILGKSLYSDSWLEI; encoded by the coding sequence ATGTTACTCATTGGTGAAAGTTTAAACGTGATATCAAAAAAAATCGGCAGGGCTTTTAAGGAGCGTGACCCCAAACCGATCCAGGAAGAAGCCCTTTTTCAAAAAGAAAAAGGTATGGATTTTATCGACATCAACCTCGGTCCTGCCAAAAAAGATGGCCATGAATTGATGCCTTGGGTGGTGCAAACCGTTCAGGAAGTTGTGGATGATATCCCCCTGGCGCTCGATACATCGAACATCGATGCCATTGAAGCTGCACTGAAAGTGTGCAAGGAAGTACCGGGAAAACCGCATATAGTCAACTCTATTATGTGCAGACCTGAGCGGTATGAAAAGATGGTTCCCATAGCGGCAGAGCACAATGCGGATTTTATTGCCCTGATGTGGGGTCCTGAGGGGTTGCCTCGAGATGAAAATGAACGGGCGGCTCTTGCTGTTGAGCTTTTGTATTTTGCCAATGAAGCCGGGATTCCCAACGAAAAAATCTGGGTGGATGGAATTGTTACTCCGGTAAATATTCAACAGCCACAAAGCATCAGCCTGATGGAATTCCAAGGCATGTTGCAGGATATTGCCCCGGGCGCAAAGAGCACCTGCGGGTTGTCGAATATTTCCAACGGTCCTCCGGATAACCTGCGGCCCATACTCAACCAGACATTTATGGTGATGCTGCAAAAATACGGGATGTACTCGGTCATTGCCGATCCCCTGGATGATCAACTGATAGATATTGCCAAGGGAAACCGCCAGGATATCGTGGATTTGATTTACGGTATTATGGATGGCAATGAGCCCGATATGGCCGGTCTGTCAAAGGAAATGCTGGATTATGCAAAGACTGTCAATGTAATTCTTGGAAAGTCTTTGTATTCCGATTCGTGGCTTGAAATTTAA
- a CDS encoding acetyl-CoA decarbonylase/synthase complex subunit delta has product MGFEFYKESYTGSIKEIAIGDGAKAVTVGGETCYPFYQFEGEMPNKPRIAMEIWDMEPEEWAESALSHFKDVLSDPAAWAKKCVDEFGAEMIVLQLKSIDPNGADASPEDAAATVKKVSEAIDVPLIVWGCASPQKDEDVLKKVAEECQNANLTIGPVEDKNHKGIGAAAMGYGHTIISSSPIDVNIAKQVNILLENLGMSMDKIIVDPTTGGLGYGMEYSYSVMERLRMAALSQGDDKLQFPIINNLGNEVWKCKEAKQPVDEMPILGDPEKRGILMEAVGAVSYLMGGSDILIMRHPESVRMVRAFIDLVSDGGAAGDVASIKKDLDDVNIDLVSLAPEPDLTIEEEVKKAPAPKKEAPPAKKAAPAKAAAPAKEAAPAKEAAPAKPAEPAKEAVAEKAEDDAKAKAEAEAKAKADAEAKAKAEVEAKAKAEEEAKAKAEAEAKAKADAEAKVKAEEVAKREAEEDALRQQRAKEREERMARDTKPKDKKVTVTAAKTQRSALSKFKNIRR; this is encoded by the coding sequence TTGGGCTTTGAATTTTACAAAGAATCTTATACCGGCAGTATAAAGGAAATTGCCATAGGAGACGGTGCCAAAGCGGTTACTGTAGGCGGTGAGACATGCTATCCTTTCTATCAGTTTGAAGGTGAAATGCCCAACAAGCCCAGGATTGCAATGGAAATTTGGGACATGGAGCCCGAAGAATGGGCGGAATCTGCTCTCAGCCATTTCAAGGATGTCCTTTCAGATCCGGCGGCATGGGCCAAAAAATGTGTGGATGAGTTTGGCGCTGAAATGATTGTGTTGCAGCTTAAAAGCATTGACCCCAACGGTGCGGACGCAAGCCCTGAAGATGCGGCGGCAACGGTGAAAAAAGTCAGCGAAGCCATCGACGTTCCGTTGATTGTATGGGGCTGTGCCAGCCCACAGAAGGATGAGGATGTTTTGAAAAAAGTGGCTGAAGAATGCCAGAATGCAAATTTGACGATCGGACCGGTGGAGGATAAAAACCACAAGGGGATCGGGGCTGCGGCAATGGGGTATGGGCATACCATTATTTCGTCTTCGCCCATTGATGTGAACATTGCCAAACAGGTGAACATTCTTCTGGAAAACCTGGGGATGTCTATGGACAAAATAATTGTTGATCCGACCACCGGTGGTTTGGGTTACGGCATGGAGTATTCATATTCGGTCATGGAGCGGCTGAGAATGGCAGCCCTGTCTCAGGGCGATGATAAACTCCAGTTTCCCATTATAAACAACCTGGGTAACGAAGTCTGGAAATGCAAGGAGGCCAAACAGCCGGTCGATGAAATGCCGATACTGGGTGATCCCGAAAAACGGGGAATCCTTATGGAGGCAGTGGGTGCGGTAAGCTACCTGATGGGAGGTTCGGATATTCTTATTATGAGGCATCCTGAATCTGTTCGTATGGTCAGGGCTTTCATCGATCTGGTTTCAGACGGCGGGGCGGCAGGTGATGTGGCTTCCATCAAAAAGGATCTGGATGACGTTAACATCGACCTAGTATCCCTTGCACCGGAGCCTGACCTGACAATAGAAGAAGAGGTCAAGAAGGCGCCAGCGCCGAAGAAAGAAGCTCCTCCGGCTAAAAAGGCCGCACCGGCAAAAGCGGCTGCACCGGCAAAAGAAGCTGCACCGGCAAAAGAGGCCGCACCGGCAAAACCTGCGGAACCGGCAAAAGAAGCGGTAGCCGAAAAAGCCGAGGACGATGCCAAGGCCAAAGCTGAAGCTGAAGCCAAAGCCAAGGCGGATGCTGAAGCAAAGGCAAAAGCAGAGGTAGAAGCCAAAGCCAAAGCCGAAGAGGAAGCCAAGGCCAAGGCCGAGGCAGAAGCCAAAGCCAAGGCGGATGCCGAAGCCAAAGTTAAGGCTGAAGAGGTTGCCAAGCGTGAGGCCGAAGAAGATGCCCTCAGACAGCAGAGAGCAAAAGAGCGCGAAGAAAGAATGGCAAGGGATACCAAGCCCAAAGATAAAAAGGTGACAGTGACGGCGGCCAAGACCCAGAGATCCGCTTTATCTAAATTTAAGAATATTAGAAGATAA
- the acsB gene encoding acetyl-CoA decarbonylase/synthase complex subunit alpha/beta, translating to MSRLIAFAAIQGGYKVVAQAEGALQKALETYNADTKIAFPNTGYFLPIIYSLFGIKVETIEDMQEPMEIARGLLPAHIKGKNWLPFLGPLLDAGMAGVISYEIIEALRYLNEPDFYLHAEDPDIDAGKIWLGAADDTIFRKRGVEFVDGSAPGFAAIVGSAPDVETAKMIVEDYQKRGLYIFCAANHNGTTIIEQLIEAGIQIGWNTRIVPFGPDISCAVFALGFANRVAMAFGGVEPGDYRKILMYNKERVFAFVNALGDVGTEWGVAAAGCVNWGFPTLADTDITEILPTGICTYEHVVAPVAYDEICAKSVEVRGLKTLVSDIEIPCSFGPAYEGERVRGADLFCQMGGGKSQCTELCKMADMNDIDDAKVEIVGKDIGDLKEGDTLPLGIYVQVAGREFQTDFEPIIERQIHHLINYIQGVMHIGQRDISWIRVGKAAVEKGFTLKDIGVVLHAKFHQDFGNILDKVQVTLYTKKKDVDDLTKRARAEYKMRDERVETMTDEGVEIFYSCTLCQSFAPNHVCSVSPERTGLCGAYNWMDCKASYEINPTGPNQPIEKGECLDPVLGQWKGVNEFVQKASRGAVDHYNFYSMVVDPMTTCGCCECIAAMLPSCNGVMTVSRDYTGETPCGMKFTTLAGVMGGGAQSPGFVGHSKYNITQRKFILGDGGLARMVWMPKILKEEIKERIDKRGEEIGVPDLYDKIADETVGITEEEILPWLEKKGHPALKMDPLIG from the coding sequence ATGTCAAGATTAATAGCATTTGCCGCCATTCAGGGTGGCTATAAAGTTGTGGCACAGGCCGAAGGGGCATTACAGAAAGCTCTGGAAACCTATAATGCGGATACCAAAATAGCGTTTCCCAATACCGGCTATTTTTTACCGATTATATATTCACTTTTCGGGATCAAGGTTGAAACCATTGAAGATATGCAGGAACCCATGGAAATTGCGCGGGGTCTTCTTCCCGCTCATATCAAAGGTAAAAACTGGCTTCCTTTCCTCGGGCCTCTTCTGGACGCAGGAATGGCAGGTGTCATATCTTATGAAATTATAGAGGCGCTCAGGTATCTGAACGAACCTGATTTCTATCTCCATGCAGAAGATCCGGATATCGATGCAGGAAAAATCTGGCTGGGTGCTGCTGATGACACCATATTCCGCAAAAGAGGGGTCGAGTTTGTTGACGGCTCTGCCCCCGGTTTTGCGGCAATAGTGGGCTCTGCACCTGATGTTGAAACAGCCAAGATGATCGTTGAAGATTATCAGAAAAGGGGTCTTTACATTTTCTGTGCAGCCAACCACAACGGAACGACCATTATTGAACAGCTGATTGAAGCCGGTATTCAAATAGGCTGGAATACCCGGATTGTACCTTTTGGTCCGGATATCTCGTGCGCGGTTTTTGCTTTGGGATTTGCCAACAGGGTGGCAATGGCTTTTGGTGGCGTTGAGCCCGGTGATTATAGAAAGATTCTGATGTACAACAAGGAAAGGGTGTTTGCATTTGTTAACGCTTTAGGCGATGTGGGAACCGAATGGGGTGTTGCTGCTGCAGGTTGCGTAAACTGGGGTTTCCCCACATTGGCCGATACGGACATTACCGAGATTCTTCCCACCGGTATCTGTACATACGAGCATGTGGTCGCTCCTGTTGCCTATGATGAAATCTGCGCCAAATCGGTTGAAGTTCGTGGCCTTAAGACCCTGGTTTCCGACATTGAGATCCCCTGTTCATTTGGCCCGGCCTATGAGGGCGAGCGTGTCAGGGGGGCCGATCTGTTCTGCCAGATGGGTGGCGGCAAGAGTCAGTGTACCGAACTTTGCAAGATGGCTGACATGAACGATATTGATGACGCCAAAGTGGAAATAGTCGGAAAGGACATCGGTGACCTCAAGGAAGGCGACACACTGCCCCTGGGTATTTATGTCCAGGTTGCCGGCCGTGAATTCCAGACTGATTTCGAACCGATTATCGAACGTCAGATTCACCATCTGATCAACTACATCCAGGGTGTGATGCATATCGGCCAGAGAGACATCTCATGGATCAGGGTGGGCAAGGCGGCTGTGGAAAAAGGGTTTACTTTAAAAGATATCGGTGTTGTATTGCATGCCAAGTTCCACCAGGATTTCGGAAATATTCTGGACAAGGTGCAGGTGACCCTGTATACCAAGAAAAAAGACGTGGATGACCTTACCAAGCGTGCACGGGCTGAGTATAAGATGAGGGATGAGCGTGTGGAGACCATGACCGACGAAGGTGTTGAAATATTCTATTCCTGTACCCTGTGCCAGTCATTTGCTCCCAACCATGTTTGCTCGGTCAGCCCGGAGAGAACCGGACTTTGCGGTGCATACAACTGGATGGACTGCAAGGCATCGTACGAAATTAACCCCACCGGGCCGAACCAGCCCATAGAAAAAGGCGAATGCCTTGATCCTGTGTTGGGACAGTGGAAGGGGGTCAATGAGTTCGTACAGAAAGCATCCAGAGGGGCCGTCGATCATTATAATTTCTATTCCATGGTTGTCGATCCTATGACCACCTGCGGCTGCTGCGAGTGTATTGCGGCCATGCTGCCGTCTTGCAACGGGGTGATGACAGTGAGCAGGGATTATACAGGTGAGACCCCATGTGGGATGAAGTTTACCACCCTTGCCGGCGTGATGGGCGGAGGGGCGCAATCCCCTGGATTTGTCGGTCATTCAAAGTACAATATTACCCAGCGTAAGTTTATCTTGGGTGATGGCGGATTGGCCCGAATGGTCTGGATGCCCAAGATATTAAAGGAAGAAATCAAGGAACGGATTGATAAACGCGGTGAAGAGATCGGTGTTCCTGATCTTTATGACAAGATTGCCGACGAAACGGTGGGGATCACCGAAGAAGAGATCCTTCCGTGGCTCGAAAAAAAGGGACACCCCGCCCTGAAAATGGATCCGCTGATTGGATAG